The Methanobrevibacter arboriphilus JCM 13429 = DSM 1125 genome window below encodes:
- a CDS encoding asparagine synthase family protein — protein sequence MTRIVGLQGLFNGNILHLMLKSLKSNFKSFKKDDISGIFLLSDNSYIYNDKFCNISSKDDYNLGIGSNYSDRFKINESQPIRYKNIVLAFDGIIYNINELNNLLDSNINNNYINHINNINNNYTNISFTKDHLNENENKNLNQGLLLSKIIYKFLQEHSNLKEAIIKSIKIIDGEYSFAVFDGENLGIVRDSIGIKPLYYHINNNSFNSFSSEKKALWKIGIKDSEIKSLKPGYILYNWDLIPPKNNPWDIDYNLYNGNKDNYYNKNNHYNKNNNNNNNYNNNTNHYNKNNDFNVKNHLNQINISKNQDNKLKYLDINKMSYDEIKYSLINLLTDSTYKRILNTDKVGLIFSGGVDSTILATLLKNISDDISVNLYTVGVESSEDLKYAKKVAKSLDFPIKTTIIDETLVRESLNPVLDAIEEPNLMKIGVGMTLYLATKMASNDGISVTLAGQGADELFGGYYKYLTTFKEKGPEFAQESMIHDIEYGYDVNFERDDKIATFNGVDLRVPYLDEKLVNFALKIPIKYKINSDEDLLRKRILRDIAIDIGIDKEIAERPKKAAQYGSGIHKILIKKVLKDIDLNKKIDEIRNVYLNNK from the coding sequence ATGACTAGAATAGTTGGATTACAAGGATTATTTAATGGAAATATTTTACATCTCATGCTAAAATCACTAAAATCCAATTTTAAATCTTTTAAAAAAGATGATATTTCTGGAATATTTCTTTTGTCAGATAATAGCTATATTTATAATGATAAATTCTGTAATATTTCTTCTAAAGATGATTATAATTTAGGAATTGGTTCTAATTATTCTGATAGGTTTAAAATTAATGAATCGCAACCTATTCGTTATAAAAACATTGTTTTAGCTTTTGATGGAATAATTTATAATATAAATGAATTGAATAATTTATTGGATAGTAATATTAATAATAACTATATTAACCATATTAATAACATTAATAATAATTATACTAATATTTCATTTACAAAAGACCATCTAAATGAGAATGAAAATAAAAATTTAAATCAAGGGCTTTTATTATCTAAAATAATATATAAATTCCTTCAAGAACACTCAAATCTAAAAGAAGCAATTATTAAATCTATTAAAATTATTGATGGAGAATATAGTTTCGCTGTATTTGATGGTGAAAATTTAGGTATTGTTCGAGATAGTATAGGTATTAAACCATTATATTACCATATCAACAATAATTCATTTAATTCTTTTAGCTCTGAAAAAAAAGCATTATGGAAAATTGGTATTAAAGATTCAGAAATTAAATCATTAAAACCAGGTTATATTCTATATAATTGGGATTTAATCCCTCCAAAAAATAATCCATGGGATATTGATTATAATCTTTATAATGGTAATAAAGATAATTATTATAACAAAAACAACCATTATAACAAAAATAATAATAATAATAATAATTATAATAACAATACAAATCATTATAACAAAAATAATGATTTTAATGTAAAAAATCATTTAAATCAAATTAATATATCAAAAAATCAAGATAACAAATTAAAGTATCTTGATATTAATAAAATGAGTTATGATGAGATAAAATATTCTTTAATAAATCTACTCACTGATTCAACTTATAAAAGGATCTTAAACACAGATAAAGTTGGATTAATATTTTCTGGAGGAGTTGATAGTACAATATTAGCTACTTTACTTAAAAATATTTCAGATGATATATCTGTTAACCTCTATACTGTTGGAGTTGAAAGCTCTGAAGATTTGAAATATGCTAAAAAGGTTGCTAAAAGTTTAGATTTTCCTATTAAAACAACAATTATTGATGAAACTCTTGTTAGAGAAAGTTTAAATCCTGTTTTAGATGCTATTGAAGAGCCTAACCTTATGAAAATTGGAGTGGGAATGACATTATATCTAGCTACAAAAATGGCTTCTAATGATGGAATATCAGTTACTTTAGCAGGTCAAGGTGCAGATGAATTATTTGGTGGATATTACAAATATTTAACAACTTTTAAAGAAAAAGGCCCTGAATTTGCTCAAGAAAGCATGATTCATGATATTGAATATGGTTATGATGTTAACTTTGAAAGAGATGATAAGATAGCTACTTTTAATGGTGTTGATCTTAGAGTTCCTTATCTAGATGAAAAATTAGTTAACTTTGCTCTTAAAATCCCAATTAAGTATAAAATTAATTCTGATGAAGATTTACTTAGAAAAAGAATTTTAAGAGATATAGCTATTGATATAGGTATCGATAAGGAAATAGCAGAACGTCCTAAAAAAGCAGCTCAATATGGTTCAGGAATTCATAAAATATTAATTAAAAAAGTTTTAAAAGATATTGATTTAAATAAAAAGATTGATGAAATTAGAAATGTCTATTTAAATAACAAATAG
- the nifU gene encoding Fe-S cluster assembly scaffold protein NifU, giving the protein MYSEKVMDHFTNPRNVGEIENPDGEGTVGNPTCGDMMTIYIKVKDDKIDDIKFKTFGCGAAIATSSMITELAKGKTVDEAYAISRDDVADSLDGLPKVKMHCSNLAADALQKAIEDYRSKNN; this is encoded by the coding sequence ATGTACTCAGAAAAAGTTATGGATCATTTTACTAATCCTAGGAATGTAGGGGAAATTGAAAATCCTGATGGAGAAGGAACTGTAGGAAACCCTACTTGTGGAGATATGATGACCATTTATATTAAAGTAAAAGATGATAAAATTGATGATATAAAATTTAAAACATTTGGTTGTGGTGCAGCTATAGCTACAAGTAGTATGATAACTGAATTAGCTAAAGGAAAAACAGTTGATGAAGCATATGCTATTAGTAGAGATGATGTAGCTGATTCTCTTGATGGTCTTCCAAAAGTTAAAATGCATTGTTCTAATCTAGCTGCAGATGCTCTTCAAAAAGCTATTGAAGACTATAGATCCAAAAACAATTAA
- a CDS encoding O-acetylhomoserine aminocarboxypropyltransferase/cysteine synthase family protein, producing MTDNNNKKYGNRTNELHAGQEEPDPVTGARAVPIYQTTSYVFNDTDHAANLFALQEFGQIYSRLTNPTNDVLEQRVAAIEGGIAGLSFSSGAAAITTSILNLSSVGENIVSGDNLYGGTYSLFNNTFPNFGREVKFVDSQDLDAYANAIDSNTKALFAESLGNPKLDIPDFEGLAKIAHENDIPLIVDNTAAVGLVKPIEYGADIVVDSATKFLGGHGTTLGGLIITGGEFDWTNGKFPEFTTPDPAYNGLVYTEAFGELAYIIKARGNFLRDVGPTLSPFNAFLLLQGTETLSLRVKQHSENAFEVAKFLKGHDAVSWVTYPGLEDDPSHKNAKKYLKGGFGALVGFGIKGGIEEGKKFINSVELLSHLANIGDSKSLVIHPASTTHSQLSPEEQLTTGVTPDSIRLSVGVEDVEDIIADIDQALNKAIN from the coding sequence ATGACTGACAATAATAACAAAAAATATGGAAACAGGACTAATGAATTACATGCTGGACAAGAAGAACCAGATCCGGTAACTGGTGCAAGAGCTGTGCCTATATATCAAACAACCTCGTATGTTTTTAATGATACAGATCATGCAGCAAATCTTTTTGCACTTCAAGAATTTGGACAGATTTATTCAAGATTAACAAATCCAACTAACGATGTTCTTGAACAAAGAGTTGCAGCTATTGAAGGAGGGATCGCAGGTTTATCCTTTTCATCAGGTGCTGCTGCAATAACAACTTCAATATTAAACCTATCTAGTGTAGGTGAAAATATTGTATCTGGTGACAACCTTTATGGTGGTACTTACTCTTTATTCAACAATACTTTCCCTAACTTTGGGCGTGAAGTTAAATTTGTGGATTCTCAAGATTTAGATGCTTATGCAAATGCTATAGATTCAAATACTAAGGCATTGTTTGCTGAATCACTAGGAAACCCTAAATTGGATATTCCTGACTTTGAAGGATTAGCTAAAATAGCTCATGAAAATGATATTCCTTTAATTGTTGATAATACTGCTGCTGTTGGACTTGTAAAACCAATAGAATATGGTGCAGATATTGTTGTTGACTCTGCAACTAAATTCCTTGGTGGTCATGGTACTACTCTTGGAGGGTTAATTATTACTGGTGGTGAATTTGATTGGACTAATGGAAAATTCCCAGAATTTACAACACCAGATCCTGCTTATAATGGTTTAGTATATACTGAAGCATTTGGTGAATTAGCTTATATTATAAAAGCTAGGGGAAACTTCCTTAGAGATGTTGGACCAACATTAAGTCCATTTAATGCATTCTTGTTATTGCAAGGAACTGAAACTTTATCTTTAAGAGTAAAACAACACAGTGAAAACGCTTTTGAAGTAGCTAAATTCTTAAAAGGTCATGATGCTGTTTCTTGGGTAACTTATCCTGGACTTGAGGACGATCCATCTCATAAAAATGCTAAAAAATATTTAAAAGGAGGATTCGGTGCTTTAGTTGGTTTTGGTATTAAAGGTGGAATTGAAGAAGGTAAAAAGTTCATAAATAGTGTTGAATTATTATCTCACTTAGCTAATATTGGAGATTCTAAATCTTTAGTTATACATCCAGCTTCAACTACTCATTCTCAATTAAGCCCAGAAGAACAATTAACCACTGGTGTTACTCCTGATTCTATTAGATTATCTGTTGGAGTGGAAGATGTTGAAGATATTATAGCTGATATTGATCAAGCATTAAATAAAGCTATTAATTAA
- the cysE gene encoding serine O-acetyltransferase — translation MFKRIKEDLLMVHIRDPAARSSFEIFFCYSGVHAIWYHLISHYLWNHDHYFSARLIASINRFFTGIEIHPAAKVGRRVFIDHGMGVVIGETAEIGDDVLMYQGVVLGGTSTVKEKRHPTVGNGVVIGSGALVIGNIYLGNGSKIGAGSVVLKDVPMGSTVVGVPGRVVHEKRKCAMDQEHQKLPDPVEEKLEKLVERQEYLEKEIESLKKNK, via the coding sequence ATGTTTAAAAGAATTAAAGAAGATTTATTAATGGTGCATATTAGAGATCCTGCAGCAAGAAGCTCATTTGAAATTTTCTTCTGCTATTCTGGAGTACATGCTATTTGGTATCACTTAATTTCTCATTATTTATGGAATCATGATCATTATTTTTCAGCAAGACTTATTGCATCTATAAATAGATTTTTTACAGGTATTGAAATTCATCCAGCTGCTAAAGTTGGTCGTAGGGTTTTTATTGATCATGGAATGGGTGTAGTTATTGGTGAAACTGCAGAAATAGGGGACGATGTTTTAATGTATCAAGGTGTTGTGCTTGGTGGAACAAGTACAGTTAAAGAAAAAAGACATCCTACTGTTGGTAATGGTGTTGTTATTGGATCAGGTGCACTTGTAATTGGTAATATATATCTTGGTAATGGTTCAAAGATTGGAGCAGGTTCTGTTGTTTTAAAAGATGTTCCTATGGGCTCAACTGTTGTAGGTGTTCCAGGAAGAGTTGTTCATGAAAAAAGAAAATGTGCAATGGATCAAGAACATCAAAAACTCCCTGATCCAGTTGAAGAAAAATTAGAAAAGCTTGTTGAAAGACAAGAATACTTAGAAAAAGAAATTGAATCCCTTAAAAAAAATAAATAA
- a CDS encoding pilus assembly protein PilX: MIRKINAIISVLLILIILIHGIAGSTVLLGISYFSFKWLAWIGIFLLIIHIFIGIKFTINSIAISNSHIKNYFRKNILFWIRRITGFGLIVLIFFHLGIYGQVIDGTYVVFKFTTINMISQMLLIIFLFIHICSNINPLLISLGISNGFERKRKIFLILSSITLFLIMSILLYYISWL, translated from the coding sequence ATGATAAGAAAGATTAATGCAATAATTTCTGTTTTATTGATTTTAATAATTTTGATACATGGTATTGCAGGATCTACTGTATTACTTGGTATATCATACTTTAGTTTTAAATGGTTAGCTTGGATTGGAATTTTTTTATTAATAATTCATATTTTCATTGGTATTAAATTTACTATTAACTCAATAGCTATTAGTAATAGTCATATAAAAAATTATTTTAGAAAAAATATTTTATTTTGGATAAGACGTATAACTGGTTTTGGATTAATTGTATTAATTTTTTTTCATTTAGGTATATATGGACAAGTAATTGATGGAACGTATGTTGTTTTTAAATTCACTACAATTAACATGATTAGTCAAATGCTTTTGATAATCTTTTTGTTTATTCATATTTGTTCTAATATAAATCCTCTTCTAATTTCATTAGGAATATCAAATGGATTTGAAAGAAAAAGAAAGATTTTTTTAATTTTATCTTCAATTACATTATTTTTAATAATGTCTATATTACTATATTATATATCTTGGTTGTAA
- the cysS gene encoding cysteine--tRNA ligase, which translates to MLIYNTMKREKEFFEKKRYNKNINLFVCGPTVYDDAHIGHGRTYIAFDMIKSYLEFIGYSVFYIENITDIDDKIIMRAKENNTDPADLAIYYEKRFKEDMEKLNADSVNLYPRATYHMNEIFNQIQVLIDKGFAYETETGVYFETSKFKDFGKLSNRDLEKLDSHRINVDSTKKDPKDFALWKKTNENPYYESKWGNGRPGWHIEDTAITEKYFGPQYDIHGGGLDLIFPHHDAEIAQMEAISGKEPLVKYWMHTGFLNVDGVKMSKSLGNFITIRDLLEKWDPMAYRLFVLSTHYRSPIDFSSKSLEQASKNLDRLNKTIENLKDTSIKLEEFSSIKILNETNEIESKNSKNNLDNNLDKDSLDKNNLDKDNLDNDNLDKVNLAKEEFLKNMDDDFNTPKALATILSFTKIINNNIKIINEKEAKELGIADYKFIQESLSLLKDFNSVFRLDLFDKKEEVEEDKSSELLEIIINTREKLRESKNYQLSDEIRDKLNEIGINIED; encoded by the coding sequence ATGTTAATATATAATACAATGAAGCGGGAAAAAGAGTTCTTTGAAAAAAAAAGATATAACAAAAACATTAATCTCTTTGTTTGTGGCCCTACAGTTTATGATGATGCTCATATAGGGCATGGTCGAACATATATAGCCTTTGATATGATAAAATCCTATTTAGAATTTATTGGATACTCAGTATTTTATATAGAAAATATTACTGACATTGATGATAAAATTATCATGCGAGCTAAAGAGAATAATACTGACCCTGCAGATTTAGCTATATATTACGAAAAAAGGTTTAAAGAAGATATGGAAAAGCTTAATGCTGATTCTGTAAATCTTTATCCTAGAGCTACATATCACATGAATGAGATTTTCAATCAAATTCAAGTATTAATTGATAAAGGATTTGCTTATGAAACTGAAACTGGAGTTTATTTCGAAACTTCAAAATTTAAAGATTTTGGAAAACTTTCTAATAGAGATTTAGAAAAGCTTGATTCTCATAGAATAAATGTTGATTCAACAAAAAAAGATCCTAAAGACTTTGCTTTATGGAAAAAAACCAATGAAAATCCATACTATGAATCTAAATGGGGAAATGGTAGGCCTGGTTGGCATATTGAAGATACTGCAATAACTGAAAAATACTTTGGTCCTCAATATGATATTCATGGTGGAGGTCTTGATTTAATATTCCCACATCACGATGCAGAAATAGCACAGATGGAAGCAATTTCTGGAAAAGAGCCACTAGTAAAATATTGGATGCATACAGGATTTTTAAATGTTGATGGTGTTAAGATGTCAAAATCCCTTGGAAACTTTATAACAATTAGAGATTTACTTGAAAAATGGGATCCTATGGCATATAGGCTTTTCGTACTATCAACCCACTATAGAAGTCCTATTGACTTTTCTTCAAAATCATTAGAACAAGCCTCAAAAAATCTTGATAGATTGAATAAAACAATAGAGAATTTAAAAGATACTTCAATAAAATTAGAAGAATTTTCTTCTATTAAAATTCTTAATGAAACAAATGAAATAGAGTCTAAAAATTCTAAAAATAATTTAGATAATAACTTAGATAAAGATAGTTTAGATAAAAATAACTTAGATAAAGATAATTTAGATAATGATAATTTAGATAAAGTTAATTTAGCTAAAGAGGAATTTTTAAAAAACATGGATGATGATTTTAACACTCCAAAAGCATTAGCTACAATTTTAAGCTTTACAAAAATTATTAATAACAATATTAAAATAATAAATGAAAAAGAAGCTAAAGAACTTGGTATAGCTGATTATAAATTTATTCAAGAATCTTTATCTCTTTTAAAAGATTTTAATTCTGTATTTAGGCTTGATTTATTTGATAAAAAAGAGGAAGTTGAAGAAGATAAATCTTCTGAGTTATTAGAAATTATAATAAACACTAGAGAAAAATTAAGAGAATCTAAAAATTATCAATTATCTGATGAAATTAGAGATAAATTAAATGAAATAGGAATCAATATCGAAGATTAA
- a CDS encoding iron chaperone translates to MGEDSVETIDEYISNFPENIQKILEKIRKTIKEVAPEATEKISWGIPTFYLNKNLVHFAAYKKHIGFYPNPNGIENFKEDLSKYKTSKGTVQFQYNEPIPYDLIRKIVEFRVQENKKEKENNIS, encoded by the coding sequence ATGGGAGAAGATAGTGTTGAAACTATTGATGAATATATATCAAATTTTCCTGAAAATATTCAGAAAATCTTAGAAAAGATTAGAAAAACAATAAAAGAAGTTGCACCTGAGGCTACTGAAAAAATAAGTTGGGGAATACCTACTTTTTACTTAAACAAAAATTTAGTTCATTTTGCAGCCTATAAAAAACATATTGGATTTTATCCAAACCCAAATGGAATTGAAAACTTTAAAGAGGATCTTTCAAAGTACAAAACATCTAAAGGCACTGTCCAATTCCAATATAATGAACCTATACCCTATGATTTAATAAGAAAAATCGTGGAATTTAGAGTTCAAGAAAACAAAAAAGAAAAAGAAAACAATATTTCATAA
- the cysK gene encoding cysteine synthase A encodes MTSKKIANNVSELVGNTPLLKINNQDPDLKAELVGKLESFNPLSSVKDRISVGMIDKAEEEGLIDKGTVLIEPTSGNTGIGLAFVAASRGYRLILTMPDTMSIERRKLLAIFGAEIVLTPGANGMNGAIAKADELLEEIDNSFSVRQFSNPVNVETHYSTTAEEIWNDTDGNVDIVVGGVGTGGTITGVGKKLKESDKNPDVKIVAVEPASSPVLSGENPGPHKIQGIGAGFVPDIYQSELIDEIIRVKDEDASKTMLSLAAKEGILVGISSGAAAYAGIQLAKKEENKGKRIVVILPDTGERYLSMDWVFEDIYKEYSDVL; translated from the coding sequence ATGACTAGTAAAAAAATTGCAAACAATGTATCTGAGTTAGTAGGAAATACACCATTACTAAAAATAAATAATCAAGACCCTGATTTAAAAGCAGAGTTAGTAGGTAAATTAGAGTCTTTTAACCCACTTAGCAGTGTAAAAGATAGAATTTCTGTTGGAATGATTGACAAAGCTGAAGAAGAAGGTTTAATAGATAAAGGCACAGTACTTATCGAACCAACTAGTGGAAATACTGGTATTGGACTTGCTTTTGTTGCAGCTAGTAGAGGTTATAGACTTATTTTAACTATGCCAGATACAATGTCAATTGAAAGAAGAAAGTTATTAGCTATCTTTGGAGCAGAAATTGTATTGACTCCTGGAGCAAATGGAATGAATGGTGCAATAGCAAAAGCTGATGAATTGTTAGAAGAGATTGATAATAGTTTTTCAGTTCGTCAATTTTCAAATCCAGTGAATGTTGAAACACACTATAGTACTACAGCTGAAGAAATTTGGAATGATACTGATGGAAATGTTGATATTGTTGTAGGTGGTGTAGGTACTGGAGGTACAATAACTGGAGTAGGTAAAAAATTAAAAGAAAGTGATAAAAATCCTGATGTTAAAATAGTTGCAGTTGAACCTGCATCTTCACCAGTACTATCTGGAGAAAATCCAGGACCTCATAAAATACAAGGAATAGGAGCAGGATTTGTACCAGACATATATCAAAGTGAGTTAATTGATGAAATTATTCGAGTAAAAGATGAAGATGCTTCAAAAACCATGCTAAGCTTAGCTGCAAAAGAAGGAATTCTTGTAGGAATTTCATCAGGAGCTGCAGCATATGCAGGAATTCAATTAGCTAAAAAAGAGGAGAATAAAGGAAAAAGAATAGTAGTAATATTACCTGATACTGGTGAAAGATATCTTTCAATGGATTGGGTATTTGAAGATATTTATAAAGAATATTCTGATGTATTATAA
- the rnc gene encoding ribonuclease III, whose protein sequence is MKILDKFNIIPNNPKLFNMAFMHKSYGVKHNISYDYERLEFLGDAVLSMIVSDYLYKKYKNIGEGDLTKLRSNYVCETALANYSHELGLTNMIKLELDDNKVSINEIFSISADVFESLLGAIYLDQGIEKTREFLSQTVFPAIDEEIIFFTDFKSKIKEYGDANELNVEYKLIEEYGAPHDKTFVIGILVDNEEIGVGTGKSKKEAEQIAAQKAIEKLEI, encoded by the coding sequence ATGAAGATACTTGATAAATTTAATATAATTCCAAACAATCCTAAACTTTTCAATATGGCTTTTATGCATAAATCTTATGGTGTAAAACATAATATTAGCTATGACTATGAAAGGTTAGAGTTTTTAGGGGATGCTGTACTTAGTATGATTGTTTCAGATTACTTATACAAAAAATATAAAAACATTGGAGAGGGGGACTTAACTAAATTAAGGTCTAATTATGTTTGTGAAACTGCATTAGCTAACTATTCTCATGAATTAGGCCTAACAAATATGATAAAATTAGAACTTGATGATAATAAAGTTAGTATAAATGAAATCTTTTCAATTAGTGCTGATGTTTTTGAATCTCTTCTTGGTGCAATTTATTTAGATCAAGGTATAGAAAAAACTAGAGAGTTTCTTTCACAAACTGTTTTTCCTGCTATTGATGAAGAAATAATATTTTTTACTGATTTTAAATCTAAAATTAAAGAGTATGGCGATGCTAATGAGCTTAATGTAGAATATAAACTAATCGAAGAATATGGTGCTCCTCATGATAAAACTTTTGTTATAGGAATATTAGTTGATAATGAGGAAATCGGAGTAGGAACTGGTAAAAGTAAAAAAGAAGCTGAACAAATTGCTGCACAAAAAGCTATTGAAAAACTAGAAATTTAA
- the metX gene encoding homoserine O-acetyltransferase MetX has protein sequence MKKESVGSVETKFFNMDKDLKLESGKILKDVTIAYETYGKLNKEKNNAILVCHALSGDAHAAGWHYEDKKPGWWEILIGPGKALDSEKYFIISSNILGGCSGSTGPSSINPATSKTYNLDFPVITIKDMVKAQKKLVENLNIDKLLAVVGGSMGGMQVLQWIVSYPDMVKKAIPIATTAHSSPQQIAFNEVGRQAIITDSHWNNGDYYDKEIGPRNGLALARMIAHITYLSDESMYEKFGRDLKDKKEVSYDFSMDFQVESYLHYQGDAFVKRFDANSYLYITKAIDYFDLSSNGSLIEGFKNIKSKVQVIAIDSDWLYPPDQSKDILMALNANSVDVSYAELKSTYGHDAFLLEGGQLNYVVANFLTNTLAEDLMDENVSTIKKDMELKDVAMLMMSDYVTHLPVVNEDNRLLGIVTAWDLSKSIALNCSSLDEIMTKNVITCKSDETIDSISRKMRENDISCLPVVDDDFKIEGIITTDQISHLLSD, from the coding sequence ATGAAAAAAGAGTCTGTTGGTTCTGTTGAAACTAAATTTTTCAACATGGATAAAGATTTAAAATTAGAATCAGGAAAGATTCTCAAAGATGTTACTATAGCTTATGAAACCTATGGTAAATTAAATAAGGAAAAAAATAATGCTATTTTAGTTTGCCATGCATTGTCTGGTGATGCACATGCTGCAGGTTGGCATTATGAAGATAAAAAACCTGGCTGGTGGGAAATATTAATAGGTCCTGGAAAAGCACTTGATAGTGAAAAATACTTTATTATTTCCTCTAATATTCTTGGAGGTTGCAGTGGATCAACTGGACCATCTTCTATAAACCCAGCTACAAGTAAAACATATAATCTAGATTTTCCAGTTATCACTATTAAAGACATGGTCAAAGCTCAGAAGAAACTTGTAGAAAACTTAAATATCGATAAACTATTAGCTGTTGTCGGTGGATCTATGGGTGGAATGCAAGTTTTACAATGGATTGTTTCTTATCCTGATATGGTTAAAAAAGCTATCCCTATAGCAACTACAGCTCACTCTTCACCTCAACAAATAGCTTTCAATGAAGTAGGGCGTCAAGCAATAATTACAGATTCTCATTGGAATAATGGGGATTATTATGACAAAGAAATTGGTCCAAGAAATGGTCTTGCTTTAGCTAGGATGATAGCCCATATTACTTATCTTAGTGATGAATCCATGTATGAAAAATTTGGAAGAGATCTTAAAGATAAAAAAGAAGTTAGCTATGATTTTTCTATGGATTTCCAGGTTGAGAGCTATCTTCACTATCAAGGAGATGCATTTGTTAAGCGTTTTGATGCTAATTCTTATCTTTATATAACTAAAGCTATAGATTATTTTGATCTTTCAAGTAATGGCTCATTAATTGAAGGTTTTAAGAATATTAAATCTAAGGTTCAAGTAATAGCTATTGATTCTGATTGGCTTTATCCTCCAGATCAATCTAAAGATATTTTAATGGCTTTGAATGCTAATAGTGTTGATGTTAGCTATGCTGAATTAAAATCTACATATGGTCATGATGCATTTCTTTTAGAAGGAGGGCAACTTAACTATGTTGTGGCTAATTTTTTAACTAATACATTAGCAGAAGATCTTATGGATGAGAATGTTTCAACCATTAAAAAGGATATGGAACTTAAAGATGTTGCAATGCTCATGATGTCTGATTATGTAACTCATCTCCCTGTTGTTAATGAAGATAATAGGTTACTTGGAATTGTTACAGCATGGGATTTGTCTAAATCTATAGCTCTTAATTGTAGTAGTCTCGATGAAATAATGACAAAGAATGTAATTACTTGTAAATCTGATGAAACTATAGACTCAATTTCAAGGAAAATGAGAGAGAATGATATTTCTTGTTTGCCTGTAGTTGATGATGATTTTAAAATAGAAGGAATTATTACAACTGATCAAATTAGCCATTTATTAAGTGATTAA